Below is a window of Polyangiaceae bacterium DNA.
CCCGCGCGGAGCGCGAGCGGCAGGCGGGCGCGCCGGGGCCCGCCGAGCCCACGGCGGCCGCGGACAAGCGCAGCGAGCTCCGGGGCCTGCTCACGGGTCGCAGCGAGATCGTCGCGCCGGCCAGCGGCAAGGGCCTGCTCCTGGCAGGCCCGAACGACACGCTGCGCGATCCCTGGACGGTGGACTGCCGGCATCGCGCGTTCCTGACGCCGGCCGGGCTCGGCGCGATGTCGGGGCTGGCGGCGGTGCGGTGCTGCCGCTGAAGCAGACCTCCGCGCTAAGGCAGAAGGACGCGTAGACCCAGGCCGCGTGCCGCGGCCGCCTGTTGTCGGTCAGTGGTGAGCAGGACCGCGATCTCCAAGACCTGCATCGCCGCCAAGTGGAGGCGATCGAGGGTGCGGCAGTGGACGGTCCCTCGCTCCCGAACCTGGGCTATGGCAGCGTCGAATACGTCGCCCCCGAGGGGGACCGGCTCGAACGGGGCCTGGCCCATCAGGACGTCGAGTCGCTCGGTCGAAGCTCGATACTGCGAAGGTCGCATGGCGCCGCCCCGGCGCAGGGCGGAGAGCTGCGAGCGCGCTTCCAGCTCGGCGAGGGACGACACGATGAGCCTCTTTTGCTCGGTGACCAGCTCGGCCACCGCGCCACTCTCCGGCTCTGGCAGGAGCAACTTCAGGAGGCAGCTCGTGTCGATGTAGCCGGAGTCAGTCATCAGCACGTTCGCGGTCGAGCGAAGCGTCCACCACGCTTCTGCGGCGAGGGCCAAAGGTACTGCGGAGCCACGCGAGGTGCTTCTCGACTGAGAAGCGCTCGCGACGATCCGTCGTCGCCTCGATGCGGACGAGGCGCGCCACTTTGACCCCGTCCCGCGTGATGAAGAGCTCTCCCTCGCGGCGCAGCGCCGCCTCGACTTCGGGCCAGCTCTGGCGCAGCTGCCGCACGGGCACCGTCTTCATGTGCGTAGCATGAAACATGTTTCACACGACGTCAAACGTGTCAGCGCTTGCCGCGCCTGCCGGCTCCTCGCGCGAGTTCCGCGGCTCGGGTGCCGGCCCAGCGCTTCTGCCATCGGGCATGTGCTCTGCTCGCGCCAAGCCTGGTAGTGTCCCGCCCATGCCCATCTACGAAGACAACTCCCGATCCATCGGGCGCACGCCGCTCGTGCGCGTGAGCCGCATCACCGCCGGCGCGCCGGCCACGGTGCTCGCCAAGATCGAAGGGCGGAACCCCGCGTATTCGGTGAAGTGCCGCATCGGCGCCGCCATGATCTGGGACGCCGAGAAGCAGGGGCTGCTCGGTCCCGGCAAGGCCATCGTCGAGGCGACCAGCGGCAACACCGGCATCGCGCTGGCGTTCGCCGCGGCGTCGCGGGGCATCGAGTGCGTGCTGACCATGCCGGAGACGATGAGCCTCGAGCGTCGCAAGGTGCTGGTGGCGTTCGGCGCCAAGCTGGTGCTCACCCCGGGCGCGCAGGGCATGAAGGGCGCCATCGCCCGGGCCGAGGAGCTGGCGAGCAGCGAGCCGAATCGATACGTGCTCATGCGCCAGTTCGAGAACCCCGCCAACCCCGGCATCCACGAGACCACGACGGGTCCCGAGATCTGGGAGGACACCGGCGGCAACACCGATGTGCTCGTGGCCGGCGTCGGCACCGGCGGCACCCTCACCGGCGTGAGCCGCTTCTTCGAGAAGGTGAAGGGCAAAGCGCTCCACTCCGTCGCCGTCGAGCCGGTGGCCTCGCCGGTCATCTCACAGACGCTGGCGGGACAGGCCCCCGCGCCGTCGCCGCACAAGATCCAGGGCATCGGCGCCGGCTTCGTGCCGAAGAACCTGGACCTGTCGTTCGTCGATCAGGTCGAGCAGGTCACGAACGAGGAGGCCATCGAGATGGCGCGCCGGCTGGCGAAGGACGAGGGCATTCTGGCCGGGATCTCCTGCGGTGCCGCCATGACGGTCGCGCTGCGCCTGGCCAACGATCCGCGCTTCGCCGGCAAGACCATCGTGGTCGTGCTGCCCGACTCCGGCGAGCGCTACCTCACGGGGGCCCTGTACGAAGGCCTGTTCGACGAGGTGGTCGCGGCCAAGGGGAGCTGACGCAGCTGCCTCAGTTTCGGATTTCGCTCGCCGTGTTTGTCGCCGCGCCCTGCCTTCGTCGAGGTTGTTGTCGAGATGCTCTCGGGAAACGCCAGGCGAAACTTCCCACCTGACGGGGGGAGTGCGCCGGCCCACCCCTCCGGGTATCCCCCTCCGGGGACTTCCAAGGGTCGTCGCGAAGCGCGTTCGCCGGTGTTCTCGTGGGTCTTGGCCCGAGTGGCGGGTCGCGACACCCAAGGGTGCTTCCTTCGGTCGTCTGCTCATGCCAAGACAGCGGAAGTCGAGTCAGTGCAGGAGCGCCGTGAACAGCACCTGATAGCTCATCGCCGCGTTGTCGAACGAGGCGTCGTTGCGCGTGTGCTCGGTGCTGGCGGCGACGACGCGTCCCTCCAGGCCCAGCGACCACTGGTCGCCGATCCAGAAGTCGTAACCCCCGAAGAGCGAGCCGCCGAGGCCGGTGGAGGACTGCCCGTCGTCGTCCTGCAAGCCGACCTCCGCGGGACCGATCATCACGCCGACGTGAGCGCCCCCCTTCGGATCCGGATACCAGTCGATGAAGGGACCGATGGTCAGGATGCCGAGGGACTGATCCTCGACCGTGCCGCTCACGTTGACGCTGCGGCTCTCGACCTCCAGATCGGGCTCGCTCACGTCTTGACCCACGAAGCCGCCGCCGAGCACGAAGCCGCTGCCCAGGGTGCCGCCGAGGAGCAGCTCGAAGGCGGGACCCCAGCCCTTGTAGGTGGCCTTCACGTCGTTCGAGCCCGCACCTTCGGCGACGACGCGGCCGTAGCCCGGCCCCATGCCCATGCGCAGGTAGAAGCCGTCGTGGTTCCGCTTCGAGGTGTCCGGCTTCTTCGGCGCCGGCGGCTGCTCGCCGGGCGGCGGGTAGGCTGATCCCGGCGGGTACGCGTAGCCCGGCTGTGGGTAGTAATAGCCGGGCGGGGGAGGGTACTGGCCCGGGGGATGGCTGCCCGGCGGATACGCGCCGGGGGGATAGCTGCCCGGCGGATAGCTGCCCGGCGGATAGCTGCCTGGCGGATACGCGCCGGGTGGGTAGCTGCCCGGCGGATACGCGCCGGGTGGGTAGCTGCCCGGCGGATACGGCTGCCCGGGCGGCGGCTGCGCGCCCGGTGGCGGCGGAGGCGGCCCGGGTGGAGGCGGCGGGGGCTGCTCGCTCGGCGGAGGTGGAGGCGGTGGCGTTGGCTCGGGGGGCGGCGCTGGCGCGTCCGGCGCGACGGGCGCGACGGGCGCGATGGGCGTGCCCGGCGGCGCGGCCGTCTGAGCGAGGGCGTTGGTTGCCGAGAGACCGATCAGCGACGCCAGAGCGATCCCGCGCATGGCATCACTCCGGGCTGAGCGAGCAGCTGACCGGACGCGCGACCATGGCGGCGCCTTCCTGGACCCATGCCTGCCCCGGGGACCAGCGCACCTTCACGTTCTCGACGCGGCCCACGAACTTGAGCTCGCAGTCGGTGACGAAGCGCGAGAGCTTCTTCTGATCCACGCCGGCGGAGGGCTCGCGGTGCAGGCGCAGCGCCATGTTCGGCTCCGCCCACAGGCCCGCGATCAAGATGAGCTTGTTGTCCGGCCAGGTGCGGTACGGCTGGACCAGGTTGGTACCGTTGTCATCCAACGGGGCGCTCGGATCTTTCGCGTGGGCCTCGGTGTCGCTCTTGTGCGAGCAGCGCGCGCCGTCGAAGGTGTCCGGGTGGTTGCAGCCGAGCAGCTCGTAGTCCGCGGTGATCAGCGTGACCTTGGCCTTGCCCGTGCTCCCGACCTGCCAGCCGGCGGTGTCCGTGACGTCCTTCTCCGGCGGGCTGATCCAGTTCGCGATGGGCGAGAACGGCAGCACGATCATCGCGCCCAGCATCGCGGCCGCGATCAGGAAGTGGCCGCTGGCCACCGGGATGGGCTCCTTCGGGCGTCGGCGGCGGACCGTCGTGGTGGCCATGGGGGGCGTTTTCTAGCTGCAATTTCCCGCACCGTCCATCCGTCTTCGCTTCCGCGCTAATCTCCCCGCGTGTCCGCGTCCAAGCCGGGCTTTTGGCAGTGGCTGCGCGCCGGCTGGGATCGCCGGAGCCTGGTCGCGCTCGGCCTCCTGATCGGAGTCGGGGCCCTGGTCGGCTATCGCTGGAGCGATCTCATCGACCCGAGCGGCGGCATGGATTGGCTGTTGCTCGGCACCTGGCTCTGGATGGCGGCGATGCTCACCTGGAGCGTCTCCGCGCGCCGCGACCTGGTGTTCCTCGCCGTGGGCCTGGTGGGCGGCGGCGTGATCGAGTGGTGGGGCACCTACAGCCGGATCTGGTCGTATTTCACCCTGGAGCGCCCGCCGCTCTGGATCCTGCCGGCCTGGCCCATCGCCACGCTGGCCATCGATCGCATGGCGCGCATGCTCGACCGCGGTCTTCCGCGCAACGTGCCGGTCTCGTGG
It encodes the following:
- a CDS encoding type II toxin-antitoxin system VapC family toxin, translated to MTDSGYIDTSCLLKLLLPEPESGAVAELVTEQKRLIVSSLAELEARSQLSALRRGGAMRPSQYRASTERLDVLMGQAPFEPVPLGGDVFDAAIAQVRERGTVHCRTLDRLHLAAMQVLEIAVLLTTDRQQAAAARGLGLRVLLP
- the cysK gene encoding cysteine synthase A, translating into MPIYEDNSRSIGRTPLVRVSRITAGAPATVLAKIEGRNPAYSVKCRIGAAMIWDAEKQGLLGPGKAIVEATSGNTGIALAFAAASRGIECVLTMPETMSLERRKVLVAFGAKLVLTPGAQGMKGAIARAEELASSEPNRYVLMRQFENPANPGIHETTTGPEIWEDTGGNTDVLVAGVGTGGTLTGVSRFFEKVKGKALHSVAVEPVASPVISQTLAGQAPAPSPHKIQGIGAGFVPKNLDLSFVDQVEQVTNEEAIEMARRLAKDEGILAGISCGAAMTVALRLANDPRFAGKTIVVVLPDSGERYLTGALYEGLFDEVVAAKGS